A portion of the Fusobacterium nucleatum genome contains these proteins:
- a CDS encoding tetratricopeptide repeat protein — MDEKFWEKINTFGENGEFDKIVKEIKKLPEDKLDIEIINVLGRAYMNLGDYENALDTYLSYIGKAKEDVTNVDIWLYSECGWLCNEVGDYEQGLKYLLEAEKLGRDDEWLNTEMGQCLGRLERAEEGLERLKKSLKLIETEAPENINEKIFINSEIGYLYGFLENSEEALKYFHIAKDLGRKDDWIYMHLWFNLERSKGKEEALKYFENEAKTDDKNAIVWASLGQIYMNFFRNYEEAEKVFKKAFGLSGDGLYLYNRGMVLRILGRYKEAVEVLLQSRKISVQEGDVTDGEDLDLVRCYIALKDKENAKKYLEFAKEGMENIPEEHVDEFEDALKELEDLIAKI; from the coding sequence ATGGATGAAAAATTTTGGGAAAAAATAAATACTTTTGGAGAAAATGGAGAATTTGATAAAATTGTAAAAGAAATTAAAAAACTTCCAGAAGACAAACTTGATATAGAAATAATCAATGTGCTAGGTAGAGCTTATATGAATTTAGGAGATTATGAAAATGCTCTTGATACCTACTTATCTTATATAGGAAAAGCTAAAGAAGATGTTACAAATGTTGATATATGGCTTTATTCTGAATGTGGTTGGTTATGTAATGAAGTTGGAGACTATGAACAAGGGCTTAAATATTTATTAGAAGCTGAAAAATTAGGTAGAGATGATGAATGGCTTAACACTGAAATGGGGCAATGTTTAGGAAGACTTGAAAGAGCAGAAGAAGGGCTTGAAAGACTAAAAAAATCATTGAAGTTAATTGAGACAGAAGCTCCAGAAAATATAAATGAAAAGATTTTTATTAATTCTGAAATAGGGTATCTTTATGGATTTTTAGAAAATTCAGAAGAAGCTTTAAAGTATTTTCATATAGCAAAAGATTTAGGAAGAAAAGATGATTGGATATATATGCATCTTTGGTTTAATTTAGAAAGATCTAAAGGAAAAGAAGAAGCTTTAAAATATTTTGAAAATGAGGCAAAAACTGATGATAAGAATGCTATTGTTTGGGCATCGTTAGGTCAGATCTATATGAATTTCTTTAGAAATTATGAAGAAGCTGAAAAAGTATTCAAAAAAGCTTTTGGACTTAGTGGAGATGGACTATACCTATATAATAGAGGTATGGTTTTAAGAATACTTGGAAGATATAAAGAAGCAGTAGAAGTACTTTTACAATCAAGAAAAATATCTGTTCAAGAGGGAGATGTAACAGATGGAGAAGATTTAGATCTTGTTCGTTGTTATATAGCATTAAAAGACAAAGAAAATGCTAAAAAGTATTTAGAATTTGCTAAGGAAGGTATGGAAAATATTCCAGAAGAGCATGTAGATGAATTTGAAGATGCCTTAAAAGAATTAGAAGATTTAATAGCAAAAATTTAA
- a CDS encoding tetratricopeptide repeat protein, with protein MKEEILQKIESLYDLEKHQEIIDMIEALPAEQLNTELISELGRAYNNTQQFEKALEILKSIEFEEANNFRWNCRIAYSYYFLDDFVNAEKYLLIANKLNPEDDFTCTLLIETYISLSRVEDENGNHDKAIEYALEAKKYVRDEEGENNADSFLAWLYDRYGNYTEAEVLLKNIINKSKNDEWLYSELGYCLAEQGKQEEALESYFKAIELNRNDAWIFTRIGMCYKNMDRKEEAIEYYLKALEQKEDDIFIMSDIAWLYDSLGEFEKALKYLERLEELGQNDAWTSTEYGYCLAKLKRFDEAIVKINRALEAEDEDKDTAYIYSQLGWCQRHLEKYDEAIETFLKAKKWARNDAWINIELGHCYKAKNEKEKALEFYLKAEKFDKNDISLLSDIAWHYDALDRNEEALKYIKRVVRLGRDDAWINEEYGACLSGLGKYKEAIKKYEYALSLDEEGKDERYINSQLGWCYRQLEEYKKAIKFHKKAKELGRNDIWINMEIGMCYAKLEEYEKAAENYLIAYEMDRDDIFTLTELGWVNNAMEKYDDAIEFLLKAEKLGRNDEWINTEIGLNLGRSGKTQEGIERLEKSLTMVEDDDIEQKIFINSEIGWLYGRLEEPNVEEALRYLTVAKELGRDDEWLNSELGFELGYNPDTREEALKYFERAIELGRNDAWVWEMRGTLLFDLRKYEEALDSFRKAYALNDDGWYLYSIGRCLRRLERYEEALENLLNSRQISLNEDDVVDGEDLELAFCYIGMGDKEKAKEYLKSAKDSIEKQGTLNDYIKEEIDEIEKGILSLARLS; from the coding sequence TTGAAAGAAGAAATACTACAAAAAATAGAGAGTTTGTATGACTTAGAAAAACATCAAGAAATTATTGATATGATAGAAGCCTTGCCAGCAGAACAATTAAATACAGAATTAATAAGTGAATTAGGAAGAGCCTACAATAATACTCAACAATTTGAAAAAGCTTTAGAAATATTAAAAAGTATAGAATTTGAAGAAGCTAATAATTTTCGTTGGAATTGTAGAATAGCCTATTCTTACTATTTTTTAGATGACTTTGTAAATGCAGAAAAATATTTGTTAATAGCCAATAAATTAAACCCAGAAGATGATTTCACTTGTACTTTATTAATAGAAACATATATATCTTTATCAAGAGTTGAAGACGAAAATGGTAATCATGATAAAGCCATAGAATATGCACTTGAAGCTAAAAAATATGTTAGAGATGAAGAAGGAGAAAATAATGCAGATTCATTTTTAGCTTGGTTATATGATAGATATGGAAATTATACAGAGGCAGAAGTGCTTTTAAAAAATATAATAAATAAAAGTAAGAATGATGAGTGGTTATACTCTGAGTTAGGCTATTGTTTAGCAGAACAAGGTAAACAAGAAGAAGCTTTAGAAAGTTATTTTAAAGCTATAGAATTAAATAGAAATGATGCTTGGATTTTTACAAGAATAGGAATGTGCTATAAGAATATGGATAGAAAAGAAGAAGCCATAGAATATTATTTGAAGGCTCTTGAACAAAAAGAAGATGATATCTTTATAATGTCTGATATAGCTTGGTTGTATGACTCTTTAGGAGAATTTGAAAAAGCATTGAAATATTTAGAAAGGCTTGAAGAACTTGGTCAAAATGATGCTTGGACAAGTACAGAGTATGGGTATTGTTTAGCAAAACTTAAAAGATTTGATGAAGCAATAGTTAAGATTAATCGTGCCTTAGAAGCAGAAGATGAAGATAAAGATACAGCATATATTTACAGTCAACTTGGTTGGTGTCAAAGACATTTAGAAAAATATGATGAAGCTATTGAAACATTTTTAAAAGCTAAAAAATGGGCTAGAAATGATGCTTGGATAAATATTGAATTAGGTCATTGTTATAAGGCAAAAAATGAAAAAGAAAAAGCATTAGAATTCTATTTAAAAGCTGAAAAATTTGATAAAAATGATATCTCTCTTTTGTCAGATATAGCTTGGCATTATGATGCCTTAGATAGAAACGAGGAAGCTTTGAAATATATTAAAAGAGTAGTAAGACTTGGTAGAGATGATGCTTGGATTAATGAAGAATATGGAGCTTGTCTATCAGGACTTGGAAAATATAAAGAAGCTATTAAAAAATATGAATATGCTTTAAGTTTAGATGAAGAAGGTAAAGATGAAAGATATATAAATAGTCAACTTGGTTGGTGTTATCGTCAATTAGAAGAGTATAAAAAAGCTATTAAATTTCATAAAAAAGCAAAAGAATTGGGAAGAAATGATATTTGGATAAATATGGAAATAGGAATGTGTTATGCTAAATTGGAAGAATATGAAAAAGCTGCTGAGAATTATTTAATTGCCTATGAAATGGATAGAGATGATATATTCACATTGACAGAGCTTGGTTGGGTAAATAATGCAATGGAAAAATATGATGATGCTATTGAATTTCTATTAAAAGCTGAAAAACTTGGAAGAAATGATGAGTGGATTAATACAGAAATAGGATTAAATTTAGGTAGAAGTGGAAAGACACAAGAAGGAATAGAAAGATTAGAAAAATCTTTGACTATGGTTGAAGATGATGATATAGAACAAAAAATCTTTATAAATTCTGAAATAGGTTGGCTTTATGGAAGACTTGAAGAACCTAATGTAGAAGAAGCATTAAGATATTTGACTGTTGCAAAAGAATTAGGAAGAGATGATGAATGGCTAAATTCAGAGCTGGGCTTTGAGTTAGGATATAATCCAGATACAAGAGAAGAGGCATTAAAATATTTTGAAAGAGCTATTGAACTTGGAAGAAATGATGCGTGGGTTTGGGAAATGAGAGGAACACTTTTGTTTGATTTAAGAAAATATGAAGAAGCATTAGATTCATTTAGAAAAGCTTATGCTTTAAATGATGATGGTTGGTATCTATATTCTATTGGAAGATGTCTAAGAAGACTAGAAAGATATGAAGAAGCTCTTGAAAATCTTTTAAATTCAAGACAAATATCATTAAATGAAGATGATGTAGTAGATGGAGAAGACTTAGAATTAGCTTTCTGCTACATTGGTATGGGAGATAAAGAAAAAGCTAAAGAATATTTAAAATCTGCTAAGGACTCAATAGAGAAACAAGGTACTTTAAATGATTATATAAAAGAAGAAATAGATGAAATAGAAAAAGGAATTCTTTCTTTAGCAAGACTTTCATAA
- a CDS encoding macro domain-containing protein, with the protein MYKNIIKLISGDITKIPEVEAIVNAANSSLEMGGGVCGAIFKAAGSELAQECKEIGGCNTGEAVITKGYNLPNKYIIHTVGPRYSTGENREAERLASAYYESLKLANEKGIRRIAFPSISTGIYRFPVDEGAKIALTTAIKFLDKNPSSFDLILWVLDEKTYIVYKEKYKKLLEI; encoded by the coding sequence ATGTATAAAAATATTATAAAATTAATAAGTGGGGATATAACAAAAATCCCAGAAGTTGAAGCAATAGTAAATGCTGCTAATAGTTCACTTGAAATGGGTGGAGGAGTTTGTGGAGCAATTTTTAAAGCAGCTGGTAGTGAACTTGCTCAGGAATGTAAAGAAATAGGAGGTTGTAATACAGGAGAAGCTGTTATAACAAAGGGATATAATCTTCCTAATAAATATATTATTCATACAGTTGGACCAAGATATTCAACAGGAGAAAATAGAGAAGCTGAAAGATTGGCATCAGCCTATTATGAGAGTTTGAAATTGGCAAATGAAAAAGGAATTAGAAGAATAGCTTTTCCTTCAATTTCAACAGGAATATACCGCTTTCCAGTAGATGAAGGAGCAAAGATTGCACTTACTACTGCTATAAAATTTTTAGATAAAAATCCTAGTAGCTTTGATTTAATTTTATGGGTATTAGATGAAAAAACTTACATTGTATATAAAGAAAAATATAAAAAGCTGTTAGAAATATAA
- a CDS encoding autotransporter serine protease fusolisin, with amino-acid sequence MREQILKNKLILIALSAVLLVSCEGSGSGGGGGSSNAPINPGNNVSPTPKKPGIEDKINPTNPESTVNPSVPTPSKPTNPTNNVKRESLEELRARMDETKVREFIFNEQNNSIENIPMDNRVLNGDKVKVGVLDGDFINKKNYLENKYGNIEILERNYNPKHSNHGELVLKVLREKNKLGIIAGSIGENDDFSGKEGTTVIPKLETYEKVLEKFNPNQKVKVFSQSWGVPETIGSYISKSEEERMRAIAPGQTSSEGRKILDFYKKEVNKDTLFIWANGNTLVNNQNQVVLFNDAYYQGGLPHLYSELEKGWITVVGVKKKDGNMLNKHYTDTAHLAYPGNAKWWAISADAEVVDSKGVTHRGSSFAAPRVAKVAALVAEKYDWMTADQVRQTLFTTTDRTNIDENETYIRNIVTEPDEKYGWGMLNRERALKGPGAFINIRRQYQYSPSSNNIFKADITENKVSYFENDIFGDGGLEKLGKGTLHLTGNNSYERGSIVKEGTLEIHKIHANQINVENKGTLVLHSKAIIGYKVNSNSVIDEKEITASNITAKNLDNKGIVKVTGTTAVIGGDYIAHSGSTTEMDFSSKVRVLGKIDMQGGAITLSSNRYTTLRETATIMEASNVQGNIANVETNGMRTANVEVQDGKVVATLSRQNPVEYIGENTEASTKNVAENVENVFQDLDKKVMSGTATKEELAMGATVQNMTTMGFTSATEMMSGEIYASAQALTFSQAQNINRDLSNRLAGLDNFKNSNKDSEVWFSAIGSGGKLKRDGYASADTRVTGGQFGIDTKYKGTTTLGVAMNYSYAKANFNRYAGESKSDMVGVSFYAKQDLPYGFYTAGRLGLSNISSKVERELLTSTGETVTGKIKHHDKMLSAYVEIGKKFGWFTPFIGYSQDYLRRGSFNESEASWGVKADRKNYRATNFLVGARAEYVGDKYKLQAYVTQAINTDKRDLSYEGRFTGSAARQKFYGVKQSKNTTWIGFGAFREISPVFGVYGNVDFRVEDKKWADSVISTGLQYRF; translated from the coding sequence ATGAGGGAACAAATACTAAAAAATAAGTTAATATTAATAGCTTTGTCAGCTGTTTTACTTGTAAGTTGTGAAGGCAGTGGAAGTGGAGGTGGAGGAGGAAGTTCAAATGCACCAATAAATCCAGGAAATAATGTATCACCTACACCTAAAAAACCAGGAATAGAAGATAAAATAAATCCGACTAATCCTGAAAGTACAGTTAATCCAAGTGTACCAACACCAAGTAAACCAACTAATCCTACTAATAATGTAAAAAGAGAATCGCTTGAAGAACTTAGGGCAAGAATGGATGAAACAAAAGTGAGGGAGTTTATTTTTAATGAACAAAATAATTCTATTGAAAATATTCCTATGGATAATAGAGTACTGAATGGAGATAAAGTTAAAGTCGGAGTTTTAGATGGAGATTTTATTAATAAAAAAAATTATTTAGAGAATAAGTATGGAAATATTGAAATTTTAGAAAGAAATTATAATCCTAAGCATAGTAATCATGGAGAATTAGTTTTAAAAGTATTAAGAGAAAAAAATAAATTAGGAATAATTGCTGGAAGTATAGGAGAGAATGATGATTTTTCTGGAAAAGAAGGTACAACAGTTATACCAAAGTTAGAAACATATGAAAAGGTGTTAGAAAAATTTAATCCCAATCAGAAAGTGAAAGTTTTTTCTCAATCTTGGGGAGTTCCTGAAACTATTGGAAGTTATATATCGAAAAGTGAAGAGGAAAGAATGAGAGCTATTGCACCAGGACAAACAAGTAGTGAAGGAAGAAAAATATTAGATTTTTATAAAAAAGAAGTAAATAAAGATACTCTTTTTATCTGGGCAAATGGAAATACTTTAGTAAATAATCAAAATCAAGTAGTACTTTTTAATGATGCTTACTATCAAGGAGGCTTACCTCACCTTTATTCAGAATTAGAAAAGGGTTGGATTACTGTTGTAGGAGTCAAGAAAAAAGATGGAAATATGTTAAATAAGCATTACACAGATACAGCACATTTAGCATATCCAGGAAATGCAAAATGGTGGGCAATTTCAGCTGATGCAGAAGTTGTTGATAGCAAAGGGGTAACACATAGAGGGTCATCTTTTGCAGCACCAAGAGTTGCAAAAGTAGCAGCTTTGGTTGCTGAAAAATATGACTGGATGACAGCTGACCAAGTTCGTCAAACTTTATTTACTACAACAGATAGAACAAATATAGATGAAAATGAAACATATATTAGAAATATAGTCACTGAACCTGATGAAAAATATGGTTGGGGAATGTTAAATCGAGAAAGAGCATTAAAAGGACCAGGAGCTTTTATTAATATTCGTAGACAATACCAATATTCTCCAAGTTCTAATAATATATTTAAAGCTGATATAACTGAAAACAAAGTTTCATATTTTGAAAATGATATTTTTGGAGATGGAGGGCTTGAAAAACTTGGAAAAGGAACTTTACATTTAACAGGGAATAATTCATATGAAAGAGGAAGTATAGTCAAAGAAGGAACACTAGAAATTCATAAAATTCATGCAAATCAAATAAATGTTGAAAATAAAGGAACATTAGTATTACATAGTAAGGCAATTATTGGTTATAAAGTAAATTCAAATAGTGTAATAGATGAGAAAGAAATAACAGCTAGTAATATAACTGCCAAAAATTTAGATAATAAAGGTATAGTTAAAGTTACAGGGACAACAGCAGTTATTGGTGGAGATTACATTGCACATTCGGGTTCTACAACAGAAATGGACTTTTCTTCAAAAGTAAGGGTTTTAGGAAAGATTGATATGCAAGGAGGGGCTATAACTTTATCATCAAATAGATATACAACTTTGAGAGAAACAGCCACTATAATGGAAGCTTCAAATGTTCAAGGAAATATTGCTAATGTAGAAACAAATGGAATGAGAACAGCTAATGTAGAAGTACAAGATGGAAAAGTAGTAGCAACATTATCAAGACAAAATCCAGTTGAATATATAGGAGAAAATACAGAAGCTTCAACTAAAAATGTAGCAGAAAATGTAGAAAATGTTTTCCAAGATTTAGATAAAAAAGTAATGTCTGGTACAGCAACAAAAGAAGAATTAGCTATGGGAGCCACAGTGCAAAATATGACAACAATGGGCTTTACATCAGCAACAGAAATGATGTCAGGAGAAATATATGCCTCAGCACAAGCATTGACTTTCTCACAAGCACAAAATATAAATAGAGATTTATCTAATAGATTAGCTGGATTAGATAATTTTAAAAATAGTAATAAAGATTCAGAAGTATGGTTCTCAGCAATAGGAAGTGGAGGGAAATTAAAAAGAGATGGATATGCATCAGCAGATACAAGAGTAACAGGAGGACAATTTGGTATAGATACTAAATATAAAGGAACAACAACTCTTGGAGTAGCGATGAATTATTCTTATGCGAAAGCAAACTTTAATAGATATGCAGGAGAATCAAAGAGTGATATGGTAGGAGTATCATTCTATGCAAAACAAGATTTACCTTATGGATTCTATACAGCAGGTAGATTAGGATTATCAAATATTTCTTCAAAAGTTGAAAGAGAATTATTAACATCAACAGGAGAAACAGTAACAGGAAAGATAAAACATCATGATAAAATGTTATCAGCTTATGTAGAAATAGGAAAGAAATTTGGATGGTTTACACCATTTATAGGATACTCACAAGATTATTTAAGAAGAGGAAGTTTCAATGAATCAGAAGCATCTTGGGGAGTAAAAGCAGATAGAAAGAATTACAGAGCAACAAATTTCTTAGTAGGAGCAAGAGCAGAATATGTAGGAGATAAGTATAAACTACAAGCCTATGTAACACAAGCGATAAACACAGATAAGAGAGATTTATCATATGAAGGAAGATTTACAGGAAGTGCTGCAAGGCAAAAATTCTATGGAGTAAAACAATCAAAGAATACAACATGGATAGGGTTTGGAGCATTTAGAGAAATAAGCCCAGTATTTGGAGTATATGGAAATGTAGATTTCAGAGTAGAAGATAAGAAATGGGCAGATTCAGTAATCTCAACAGGGTTACAATATAGATTCTAA
- a CDS encoding aminopeptidase P family protein codes for MLSKEVYVNRRKKLKENFKDGLILIMGNNFSPLDCEDNTYPFIQDATFRYYFGIEHNGLIGIIDINENEEIIFGNDYTMSDIIWMGKQKFLKELAVEVGIEKFLEKEELKKYLENRKNIRFTNQYRADNIMYLSSILNINPFEFDKNISFDLVKAIIKQRNIKDKIEIEEIEKAVNITKEMHLSAMRNIKAGMKEYELVAEVEKQPRKYNAYYSFQTILSKNGQILHNHKHLNTLKDEELVLLDCGALSEGGYCGDMTTTFPVSGKFTERQKTIHNIVRDMFDRAKDLARVGITYKEVHLEACKILAANMKKLGLMKGEVEDIVSSGAHALFMPHGLGHMMGMTVHDMENFGEINVGYDEGEKKSTQFGLSSLRLAKKLEIGNVFTIEPGIYFIPELFEKWKNEKLHEEFLNYDEIEKYIDLGGIRMERDILIQEDGTSRILGDKFPRTADEIEEYMKEYRK; via the coding sequence ATGTTAAGTAAAGAAGTATATGTAAACAGAAGAAAAAAATTAAAAGAAAACTTTAAAGATGGTTTAATTTTAATAATGGGAAATAATTTTTCTCCTCTTGATTGTGAAGATAATACATATCCATTTATTCAAGATGCAACTTTCAGATACTATTTTGGTATTGAACACAATGGATTAATTGGAATTATTGATATAAATGAAAATGAAGAAATAATTTTTGGGAATGACTATACAATGTCAGATATTATTTGGATGGGAAAACAAAAATTTTTAAAAGAATTAGCTGTTGAAGTTGGAATAGAAAAGTTTCTTGAAAAAGAAGAATTAAAAAAATATTTAGAAAATAGAAAAAATATAAGGTTTACTAATCAATACAGGGCAGATAATATTATGTATTTGAGTTCGATCTTGAATATAAATCCTTTTGAATTTGATAAAAATATATCTTTTGATTTAGTAAAAGCTATAATAAAACAAAGAAATATTAAGGACAAAATTGAAATAGAAGAAATAGAAAAAGCAGTTAATATAACGAAGGAAATGCACCTTTCTGCTATGAGAAATATAAAAGCTGGAATGAAAGAATATGAACTTGTTGCAGAAGTAGAAAAACAGCCAAGAAAATATAATGCTTATTATTCATTTCAAACTATACTTAGTAAGAATGGACAAATTCTACATAATCACAAACATTTAAATACTTTAAAAGATGAAGAGCTCGTTTTGCTTGATTGTGGAGCATTAAGTGAAGGGGGTTATTGTGGAGATATGACAACAACTTTTCCTGTAAGTGGGAAGTTTACTGAAAGACAAAAGACTATACATAACATAGTAAGGGATATGTTTGATAGAGCAAAAGATTTAGCAAGAGTAGGAATTACATATAAGGAAGTACACTTAGAGGCTTGTAAGATTTTAGCAGCAAATATGAAAAAACTTGGACTTATGAAGGGAGAAGTTGAGGATATAGTTAGTTCAGGAGCACATGCCTTATTTATGCCACATGGTTTAGGACATATGATGGGTATGACAGTTCATGATATGGAAAATTTTGGAGAAATAAATGTTGGTTATGATGAGGGAGAAAAAAAGTCAACTCAATTTGGATTGTCTTCTTTAAGACTTGCTAAAAAATTAGAAATTGGAAATGTCTTTACTATTGAACCAGGAATATATTTTATACCAGAACTTTTTGAAAAGTGGAAAAATGAAAAATTACATGAAGAATTTTTAAATTATGATGAAATAGAAAAGTATATAGATCTTGGTGGAATTAGAATGGAAAGAGATATTTTAATTCAAGAAGATGGAACAAGTAGAATTTTAGGAGATAAATTCCCAAGAACTGCTGATGAAATAGAAGAATATATGAAAGAATATAGAAAATAA